A region from the Leptospira ellinghausenii genome encodes:
- the zigA gene encoding zinc metallochaperone GTPase ZigA, producing MDKRIPVTVLSGFLGAGKTTLLNHVLSNREGLRVAVIVNDMSEVNIDAKLVANGASLSRTNESLVEMSNGCICCTLREDLLIEVTKLAKENRFDYILIESTGISEPLPIAETFTFEDEAGVSLSNLVQLDSMITVVDAVNFLKDFESLDSLKERELGAGEEDDRDLVDLLVDQVEFSNTLVVNKISLLSESNKNKLLTILRSLNAEAEIITTDFGKIPLNKVFNTGKFDFDKASQFPLWLKELRGEHVPETEEYGIKSFVYVNRKPMHPKRFYDWLDSEKDGLVRAKGFVWLATKMDWVVLYSQAGNLSSYKPEGYWWASIRDEDIPDDPDVLENLKQHWLEPWGDRRQEIVLIGRDMNEKKIRSSLDKCLLTDEEYKQGPEIWASFEDPFPNWDEMIETPAGETETEVLSK from the coding sequence TTGGACAAAAGAATACCCGTAACTGTTTTATCAGGATTTTTAGGCGCAGGTAAAACCACCCTTCTCAACCATGTTCTTTCGAACAGAGAAGGTTTACGTGTTGCCGTTATTGTCAACGACATGAGCGAAGTGAATATTGATGCCAAGTTAGTTGCGAATGGTGCTTCGCTCAGTCGAACAAACGAATCTCTAGTCGAAATGTCCAATGGTTGTATTTGCTGTACATTACGAGAGGATCTACTCATTGAGGTTACTAAACTTGCAAAAGAGAATCGATTTGATTACATACTAATCGAATCAACTGGAATATCAGAACCATTACCTATTGCTGAAACATTTACTTTTGAAGATGAAGCAGGAGTTAGTTTATCAAACCTCGTTCAACTTGATTCCATGATCACTGTGGTTGATGCAGTCAATTTTCTAAAGGATTTTGAAAGTTTAGATTCCTTAAAAGAACGAGAATTAGGTGCAGGAGAGGAAGATGATCGAGATTTAGTAGATTTACTGGTAGACCAAGTTGAATTTTCAAATACTTTGGTTGTTAACAAAATTAGCCTCCTATCCGAATCAAACAAAAACAAACTTCTCACAATTTTACGTTCGCTCAATGCTGAAGCTGAAATCATCACTACAGATTTTGGAAAAATTCCTCTTAATAAAGTATTCAATACGGGCAAGTTTGATTTTGACAAAGCGAGTCAATTTCCATTGTGGTTGAAAGAATTAAGGGGAGAACATGTTCCCGAAACTGAAGAATACGGTATTAAAAGTTTTGTGTACGTAAATCGGAAACCCATGCATCCAAAACGTTTTTATGATTGGTTGGATTCTGAAAAAGACGGACTAGTGAGAGCAAAAGGATTTGTATGGCTTGCTACTAAAATGGATTGGGTTGTGTTGTACTCTCAAGCTGGTAATCTTTCTTCATATAAACCAGAAGGGTATTGGTGGGCAAGTATCAGGGACGAAGATATTCCAGACGACCCAGATGTTTTAGAAAATCTCAAACAACATTGGTTAGAACCTTGGGGTGACAGACGACAGGAAATTGTCCTCATTGGTAGGGACATGAATGAAAAAAAAATAAGATCTTCTCTCGATAAATGTTTGTTAACCGATGAAGAATACAAACAAGGTCCAGAGATTTGGGCATCATTTGAAGATCCGTTTCCGAATTGGGATGAAATGATCGAAACACCCGCAGGAGAAACAGAAACCGAGGTACTTTCAAAATGA
- a CDS encoding methyl-accepting chemotaxis protein yields MDEYKLQSAKTINTIRFILFGIYVLGILGSLGSLRTDQLVVMVIATVFYGIFAFTQLYLFRRHLNPYPFLFVIGDAILVGISTWGQSLITLDLSAAALKLGVNYTICFFVILYSGFLFSSKQTIIVGVLLIFIHIGSLVFSYQMGVSFVDRNDVHHLPHSLSLPIEIVKIVFLILATYFMSKMVGLLISIREEAMVGKKEADTHAKIVTEQKQAMVETGENLNQSVAALKVFTDDLNGLVQNQAASIEEISASLTEIAQSTENSFSFVKDQYQRIESLNEESKTLEGIVTSVRTETELISGLIKESSKFSNLVTLSMENLNNVLSEVSDSFQKVEDVNQIMKEIADQTNLLALNASIEAARAGEHGRGFAVVAQEVAKLADNSATNASIISKTILKSKSDLMKGNLSAKEANSLANNQEKEMLNIQSKVISFNEKIIELQKLNARVVDSQKELKDISSQLETIAKEQSIGNQEVMRAAQNIEDAVQVVAENTRVLAEHIEDIQVLANRIK; encoded by the coding sequence ATGGACGAATACAAATTACAATCAGCCAAAACCATTAATACCATACGTTTTATTTTATTTGGAATTTATGTATTGGGCATTTTAGGAAGTTTAGGTTCACTTCGGACTGACCAATTGGTTGTGATGGTCATTGCCACTGTCTTTTATGGGATTTTTGCATTTACACAATTGTATTTATTTCGACGTCATCTTAATCCTTATCCTTTTTTGTTTGTGATAGGTGATGCAATTCTTGTAGGAATATCTACCTGGGGCCAGTCACTCATCACTTTAGATTTATCCGCCGCTGCTCTTAAACTGGGAGTGAATTACACAATTTGTTTTTTTGTGATATTGTATTCAGGGTTTTTATTTTCTTCTAAACAAACTATCATCGTCGGTGTACTTCTTATTTTTATCCATATTGGTTCTTTGGTATTTTCATACCAGATGGGAGTAAGTTTTGTAGATAGAAACGATGTCCATCATTTGCCCCATTCTTTATCTTTACCTATTGAGATTGTGAAAATTGTTTTTTTAATCTTAGCAACTTACTTTATGAGTAAGATGGTGGGACTACTCATTTCCATTCGCGAAGAAGCAATGGTAGGGAAAAAAGAAGCAGATACTCATGCTAAAATAGTTACTGAACAAAAACAAGCAATGGTCGAGACAGGTGAAAACTTAAACCAATCTGTGGCAGCTTTGAAAGTTTTTACTGATGATTTGAATGGACTTGTTCAAAACCAAGCCGCATCCATAGAAGAAATATCGGCTTCCCTCACCGAAATAGCACAATCAACAGAAAATTCATTTTCCTTTGTCAAAGACCAATACCAAAGGATTGAATCTTTAAATGAAGAAAGTAAAACATTAGAAGGTATTGTCACTTCGGTTCGTACTGAAACTGAATTGATCTCTGGGTTAATCAAAGAGTCTTCCAAATTCAGTAATTTGGTCACACTTTCCATGGAAAATCTAAACAACGTACTTTCCGAAGTAAGTGATAGTTTTCAAAAAGTGGAAGATGTTAACCAAATCATGAAAGAAATTGCGGATCAAACCAACTTGCTTGCGTTAAATGCTTCGATTGAAGCTGCAAGGGCTGGAGAACATGGAAGGGGATTTGCTGTAGTCGCACAAGAGGTAGCCAAACTAGCAGATAATTCTGCAACCAATGCGAGTATCATTTCCAAAACCATTTTAAAATCAAAGTCAGATTTGATGAAAGGGAATTTATCTGCGAAAGAAGCAAATTCTCTTGCCAATAACCAAGAAAAAGAGATGTTAAATATCCAATCTAAAGTCATAAGTTTTAATGAAAAAATCATCGAATTACAAAAATTAAATGCAAGGGTAGTTGATTCACAAAAAGAATTAAAAGATATTTCTTCGCAACTGGAAACCATTGCCAAAGAACAATCCATAGGTAACCAGGAAGTGATGCGTGCGGCCCAAAACATTGAAGATGCAGTCCAAGTAGTGGCTGAGAATACTAGAGTGCTTGCAGAACACATCGAAGACATCCAAGTCCTTGCCAATCGCATCAAATGA
- a CDS encoding acyl-CoA dehydrogenase family protein yields MISNNYFNDNDDLIDHFDSLTPWNAVIDQYEQGFEDFAEFQKSGKEELTFAPGNYEDAIEFYRSTLEAGGDIAGNDISQIAKQMDEEGLKYKDGQVGFPKPMLDVVEKIKSAGLLPYGIHRHYGGLGLPSVVQSMLSECVSRGDGSLAITLGCMNLAETVERFGTEEMIHEYVPKMASGELCGAMALTEPNYGSDLPNLQTKAVKGEDGVWRITGTKRFITHACGFGNAPSIILTLARTGTTTSGARGLSFFLVHSKDVFVASIEKKMGLHCSPTCEVVFENAPGILIGEEGKGLVKYSMAMMNQARLNIAAQAMGIATAAYFEGKKYAEERVQFGKTISNITAVKKMLERMEREVAAMRCILYEASFAVDQYRWKEERGKMKGLTEKDIKKDETFKKWEKLASLFTPLSKYYITEMANVVAYDALQIHGGSGYTEDYDVARLYRDVRITNIYEGTTQLQTVACIGGIVSGMTETGIYREYLKSEMSGFVSSSELNELFKQFETVVAEYAEIDSTPLREELAFEVVESAARFHNSLLLERSIGRSKVERRNHRKTLTESYILDSAAILASNLTKIRGKKKTPVTA; encoded by the coding sequence ATGATATCTAATAACTATTTTAATGATAATGATGACCTAATTGATCATTTTGATTCTCTCACACCTTGGAATGCGGTCATTGACCAATATGAACAAGGGTTCGAAGATTTTGCAGAATTCCAAAAATCAGGAAAAGAGGAACTCACCTTTGCTCCTGGCAATTACGAAGATGCGATTGAATTTTACAGATCCACCCTCGAAGCCGGTGGTGACATTGCTGGAAATGACATCTCCCAAATCGCCAAACAAATGGATGAAGAGGGACTCAAATACAAGGATGGGCAAGTTGGGTTCCCAAAACCAATGTTAGACGTAGTAGAAAAAATTAAATCTGCTGGTTTATTGCCCTATGGAATCCATAGACACTACGGTGGACTTGGATTACCATCTGTCGTTCAATCTATGTTATCTGAGTGTGTATCACGTGGTGACGGATCCCTCGCAATCACTCTTGGTTGTATGAACCTTGCGGAAACTGTGGAACGATTTGGAACAGAAGAGATGATCCATGAGTATGTTCCAAAAATGGCTTCTGGTGAACTTTGTGGTGCTATGGCACTCACAGAACCTAACTATGGTTCAGATCTCCCTAATTTACAAACAAAAGCAGTTAAGGGTGAGGATGGTGTTTGGAGAATCACTGGAACCAAACGGTTTATCACACATGCTTGTGGATTTGGGAATGCACCTTCCATCATTTTAACCTTAGCACGAACTGGCACTACAACCAGTGGAGCACGAGGACTTTCCTTTTTCTTGGTTCATTCAAAAGATGTATTTGTTGCATCCATCGAAAAGAAAATGGGTCTTCATTGTTCACCTACTTGTGAAGTTGTCTTTGAAAATGCGCCAGGTATACTCATTGGTGAAGAAGGAAAAGGACTCGTAAAATATTCAATGGCAATGATGAACCAAGCAAGGTTAAACATTGCAGCCCAAGCTATGGGAATCGCAACTGCTGCTTATTTTGAAGGAAAAAAATATGCAGAAGAACGTGTTCAATTTGGAAAAACTATCAGTAACATCACTGCTGTTAAAAAAATGTTAGAAAGAATGGAACGTGAAGTTGCTGCAATGCGTTGTATTTTATACGAAGCTAGTTTTGCAGTCGACCAATACCGTTGGAAAGAAGAACGAGGAAAAATGAAAGGCCTTACTGAAAAGGACATCAAAAAGGATGAAACCTTTAAGAAATGGGAAAAACTAGCCTCACTCTTCACACCACTTTCCAAATACTACATTACGGAAATGGCAAACGTAGTTGCTTATGATGCCCTACAAATCCATGGCGGTTCTGGTTATACGGAAGACTATGATGTTGCAAGGTTGTATCGAGATGTGCGGATTACAAACATTTACGAAGGAACCACACAACTCCAAACAGTAGCTTGTATCGGTGGTATCGTTTCTGGTATGACAGAAACTGGAATTTACCGTGAATACTTAAAATCGGAAATGTCTGGTTTTGTTTCTTCTTCTGAATTAAACGAACTCTTCAAACAATTTGAAACTGTTGTAGCTGAATATGCTGAAATTGATTCAACACCTCTTCGTGAGGAGTTAGCATTTGAAGTGGTAGAATCTGCTGCAAGATTCCATAACAGTTTGTTACTCGAAAGAAGTATTGGAAGATCCAAAGTAGAAAGACGAAATCATAGAAAGACACTTACTGAAAGTTATATTTTAGACAGTGCAGCGATCTTGGCGTCTAACCTAACTAAAATTCGTGGAAAGAAAAAAACTCCAGTCACTGCATAA